Proteins from a single region of Sphingomonas morindae:
- a CDS encoding glutamate--cysteine ligase codes for MSTRTATADADPVIEHRDDLLTLFARGEKPADRWRIGTEHEKFVFFRDSHRAPSYDEPGGIHALLIGLTKFGWEPVYENGHIIALSGADGGISLEPAGQFELSGAPLDNLHQTCAETGRHLRQVKEIGDALGLGFLGMGFWPDKSRADLPIMPKGRYAIMLRHMPRVGELGLDMMLRTCTIQTNLDYGSEADMVKKFRVSLALQPLATALFANSPFTEGRPNGFLSYRSHIWTDTDPKRTGMLPFVFEDGFGYERYAEYMLDVPMYFVYRDGRYIDAAGLSFRDFLDGRLSVLPGEKPTMADWTDHLSTAFPEVRLKSFLEMRGADGGPWGRICALPAFWVGLLYDPNALDAAWDEVKHWTIEDHHRIRAQVPRLGLRTQGPRGRTFQELGRRILAIAHDGLAARRRLNAAGDDETGYLAELRDIVASGRTSADLLLERFNGPWGGDIRRIYDEMAY; via the coding sequence ATGTCGACCCGCACCGCCACCGCCGACGCCGATCCCGTCATCGAGCACCGCGACGATCTGCTCACCCTGTTCGCGCGGGGGGAGAAGCCGGCCGATCGCTGGCGGATCGGAACCGAGCATGAGAAATTCGTCTTCTTCCGCGACTCCCACCGCGCGCCCAGCTATGACGAGCCGGGCGGCATTCATGCGCTGCTGATCGGCCTCACCAAGTTCGGCTGGGAACCGGTCTATGAGAATGGCCATATCATCGCGCTGTCCGGCGCCGATGGCGGCATCAGCCTTGAGCCCGCCGGCCAGTTCGAGCTGTCGGGCGCGCCGCTCGACAATCTCCACCAAACCTGCGCCGAAACCGGACGCCATCTCCGCCAGGTGAAGGAGATTGGCGATGCGCTCGGCCTGGGCTTCCTCGGCATGGGCTTCTGGCCCGACAAAAGCCGCGCCGATCTGCCGATCATGCCCAAGGGCCGCTACGCGATCATGCTGCGCCACATGCCGCGCGTCGGCGAACTCGGCCTCGACATGATGCTCCGCACCTGCACCATCCAGACCAATCTGGATTATGGCAGCGAGGCGGACATGGTGAAGAAGTTCCGCGTCAGCCTCGCGCTGCAGCCGCTCGCCACCGCTCTGTTCGCCAATTCGCCCTTCACCGAAGGCCGGCCCAACGGCTTCCTCTCCTACCGCTCGCACATCTGGACCGATACCGATCCCAAGCGTACCGGCATGCTGCCCTTCGTCTTCGAGGACGGCTTCGGCTATGAGCGCTACGCCGAGTATATGCTCGATGTGCCGATGTACTTCGTCTATCGCGACGGCCGCTACATCGACGCCGCCGGCCTCTCCTTCCGCGATTTCCTCGATGGCCGCCTGTCCGTGCTGCCGGGCGAGAAGCCGACCATGGCGGACTGGACCGATCACCTCTCCACCGCCTTTCCCGAGGTGCGGCTGAAAAGCTTTCTCGAGATGCGCGGCGCCGATGGCGGTCCTTGGGGCCGCATCTGCGCGCTGCCGGCCTTCTGGGTGGGGCTGCTCTATGATCCCAACGCGCTCGATGCCGCCTGGGACGAGGTGAAGCATTGGACGATCGAGGATCACCACCGCATCCGCGCGCAGGTGCCGCGGCTCGGCCTGCGCACGCAGGGGCCGCGCGGCCGCACCTTCCAGGAGCTGGGCCGCCGCATCCTCGCCATCGCGCATGACGGCCTCGCCGCGCGCCGCCGCCTCAACGCGGCGGGCGATGACGAGACCGGCTATCTCGCCGAGCTGCGCGACATCGTCGCCAGCGGCCGGACCTCGGCCGATCTGCTGCTGGAGCGCTTCAACGGCCCCTGGGGCGGCGACATCCGCCGCATCTACGACGAAATGGCCTATTGA